The following proteins come from a genomic window of Micromonospora zamorensis:
- a CDS encoding DUF881 domain-containing protein has product MSAPEPGKPRQDRVYAPDFLTELFRNPLDPGYADAAAARERSASSGRAAGWRAWPTRSVSLVVLVMLGFLFAVAYRQTMADEPGRSQARSGLVAQIKERENQTDRLSTRADQLREEVSRQRDAALSGTAAARLRDMEASTGLGRVRGDGVVVRLADAPDKADVVTGAGAGPSRVLYSDLQGVANALWSAGAEAVSINGQRLTSTSTIRSAGEVMLVDFRPVTGPYEVSAIGPGSMRRKFEDSRNAALMREVAQKTGLSFGVREADDLTLPAAPEPQLRYAKPSVSPSPSASGVRSGSPGSSGPTTTVSPSGGGR; this is encoded by the coding sequence GTGAGCGCGCCGGAGCCGGGCAAGCCCCGCCAGGACCGGGTGTACGCGCCGGATTTCCTCACCGAACTGTTCCGCAATCCCCTGGACCCGGGCTACGCGGACGCGGCGGCCGCCCGTGAGCGGTCGGCGTCCAGCGGGCGCGCCGCGGGATGGCGGGCCTGGCCGACGAGGTCGGTCAGTCTGGTCGTGCTGGTGATGCTCGGTTTCCTGTTCGCGGTCGCGTACCGGCAGACGATGGCGGACGAGCCGGGGCGCAGCCAGGCCCGTTCCGGCCTGGTGGCGCAGATCAAGGAACGGGAGAACCAGACCGACCGGTTGTCCACGCGCGCGGATCAGCTGCGCGAGGAGGTCAGCCGGCAGCGCGACGCGGCGTTGAGCGGGACGGCCGCCGCCCGGTTGCGGGACATGGAGGCGAGCACGGGGCTGGGTCGGGTGCGCGGTGACGGTGTCGTGGTGCGGTTGGCGGATGCTCCGGACAAGGCGGACGTGGTGACCGGTGCTGGCGCTGGGCCGTCGCGGGTGCTCTACAGCGATCTGCAGGGGGTGGCGAACGCGTTGTGGAGTGCCGGCGCGGAGGCGGTCTCCATCAACGGGCAGCGGTTGACGTCGACGTCGACGATCCGGTCGGCGGGTGAGGTGATGCTGGTGGATTTCCGGCCGGTGACCGGGCCGTACGAGGTGTCGGCGATCGGGCCGGGTTCGATGCGGCGCAAGTTCGAGGACAGTCGTAACGCGGCGCTGATGCGGGAGGTCGCGCAGAAGACCGGGTTGTCGTTCGGTGTGCGGGAGGCGGATGACCTCACCCTGCCGGCGGCTCCGGAGCCGCAGCTACGCTACGCCAAGCCGTCGGTCAGTCCGAGCCCTTCCGCGTCGGGTGTCCGTTCCGGCAGTCCTGGGTCGTCTGGTCCGACGACGACCGTTAGCCCCTCCGGAGGTGGCCGATGA
- a CDS encoding CDP-alcohol phosphatidyltransferase family protein: MSRRPARAEQPPDTGDQTPGNQVLTLPNLISFGRLLGVPLFLYLFLVERADVAAIIVLAIGGTTDWVDGWIARRLRQVSRLGELLDPLADRLYILATLLAFTAREVVPWQFTAALLARELLLLASLAVLRRYGYGPPPVHYVGKTATFLLLAAFPVLLLATEWSAASTAMAAIGWGLAWWGLVLYWVAGGMYVVQAARLVRAARGPGAAA; encoded by the coding sequence GTGTCGCGTCGGCCGGCTCGGGCAGAGCAACCGCCGGACACCGGTGACCAGACTCCCGGCAACCAGGTGCTCACCCTGCCCAACCTGATCAGCTTCGGGCGGCTGCTGGGCGTGCCGCTCTTCCTCTACCTGTTCCTGGTCGAGCGGGCCGACGTGGCGGCGATCATCGTGCTGGCCATCGGTGGCACCACCGACTGGGTCGACGGTTGGATCGCCCGCCGACTGCGCCAGGTGAGCCGACTCGGTGAGCTGCTCGACCCCCTGGCCGATCGGCTCTACATCCTCGCCACCCTGCTCGCCTTCACCGCGCGGGAGGTGGTGCCGTGGCAATTCACGGCGGCGCTGTTGGCCCGTGAGCTGCTCCTGCTCGCCTCGCTGGCGGTGTTGCGCCGCTACGGCTACGGACCGCCGCCGGTGCACTACGTGGGCAAGACCGCCACGTTCCTGCTGCTCGCGGCGTTCCCGGTGCTGCTGTTGGCAACCGAGTGGAGTGCTGCGTCGACGGCGATGGCCGCGATCGGCTGGGGGCTGGCCTGGTGGGGGCTGGTGCTCTACTGGGTGGCCGGTGGGATGTACGTCGTGCAGGCGGCTCGGCTGGTGCGCGCGGCGCGCGGCCCGGGGGCGGCTGCGTGA
- a CDS encoding MarR family winged helix-turn-helix transcriptional regulator yields the protein MERPADLAAAIDAAAETLIAVLDSAASRHQVPPTQLRVLALISSRQETNVNGLAELLDVVPSSASRLCDRLEATGLLRRVADPRDRREVRLVPTAAALTLLGELAERRQRAVQAVLDRMPARMQHDLLLALLAFGRAATQSVPEQQTDPAAQTA from the coding sequence GTGGAGCGACCTGCGGATCTCGCCGCGGCGATCGACGCGGCTGCCGAGACACTGATCGCCGTTCTCGACTCTGCCGCGTCGCGGCACCAGGTGCCGCCGACCCAGTTGCGGGTGCTGGCGTTGATCAGCAGCCGGCAGGAGACAAACGTCAACGGGTTGGCGGAGCTGCTGGACGTGGTGCCGTCGTCGGCGAGTCGCCTCTGTGACCGGCTGGAGGCGACCGGGCTGTTGCGTCGGGTGGCGGATCCACGAGACCGGCGTGAGGTGCGACTGGTGCCGACCGCGGCGGCGCTGACCCTGCTGGGGGAGTTGGCCGAGCGGCGGCAGCGGGCGGTGCAGGCGGTGTTGGATCGGATGCCGGCGCGGATGCAGCACGACCTGTTGCTGGCGTTGCTCGCGTTCGGCCGGGCGGCGACGCAGTCGGTGCCCGAGCAGCAGACCGATCCCGCAGCGCAGACGGCATGA